One window of Botrimarina mediterranea genomic DNA carries:
- a CDS encoding glycosyltransferase family 2 protein, whose product MIDAIAIAGLWTSVGLIGFSYLIYPLVIRGAAQLLGQPTLPVTFSEDAWPRVSLIVAAHNEEAVIDQRIKNALETDYPFNRFEMLVGSDSSTDRTNEIVADCEDSRVRLLAFEERGGKASVLNRVCPEATGEVLVFSDANTYFHPDAIRHLVAILLAPGVLGVCGRLMLVDDKNTANADGVYWRYETSIKKAEGQLGAVLGANGAIYAIRKEHFVPLPSNTIIDDLVGPLMAKLRHGGRLVYAPNAVANEEAAHDLRAEFRRRCRIGAGNFQSLKWLWPVLSPTRGWTCLAFFSHKLLRWVTPHLMILAFVSNLWLASRPFYAVLLIVQVLFYAAAIVGPRFASLGKSWAVIRLAEMFVAMNIALLVGFLRWLRGDLSGTWRRTARREATSSIALGATNADG is encoded by the coding sequence ATGATTGACGCGATTGCGATAGCCGGCCTTTGGACCAGCGTCGGGTTAATCGGGTTCAGCTACCTAATCTACCCCCTCGTTATCCGTGGGGCCGCTCAACTCCTGGGCCAACCAACCCTTCCTGTGACGTTCAGTGAAGACGCTTGGCCGAGGGTTTCGCTCATTGTGGCTGCTCATAACGAAGAGGCCGTGATTGACCAGCGTATCAAGAACGCCTTGGAGACGGACTACCCGTTCAATCGGTTTGAGATGCTTGTCGGCTCGGATAGCAGCACCGATAGAACGAATGAGATTGTCGCCGATTGCGAGGATTCGCGAGTGCGCCTGTTGGCGTTCGAGGAACGGGGAGGAAAGGCATCGGTTCTTAACCGCGTTTGTCCAGAGGCGACAGGTGAGGTGCTAGTCTTCTCCGACGCAAATACCTATTTCCACCCGGATGCGATCCGTCATCTTGTCGCGATCCTTCTGGCGCCGGGTGTCCTCGGTGTCTGCGGGCGATTGATGCTGGTGGATGACAAGAACACCGCCAATGCCGATGGGGTCTATTGGCGTTATGAGACAAGCATCAAGAAAGCCGAGGGTCAGCTTGGCGCGGTGCTAGGAGCTAACGGCGCCATCTACGCTATTCGCAAGGAGCACTTTGTCCCGCTGCCTAGCAACACGATCATTGATGACCTTGTTGGGCCGTTGATGGCTAAGCTTCGCCACGGTGGCCGTCTCGTGTATGCTCCCAACGCCGTGGCAAATGAAGAGGCGGCCCACGACCTAAGGGCCGAGTTCCGTCGTCGCTGCCGGATCGGGGCTGGCAACTTCCAATCCCTCAAATGGCTATGGCCTGTGCTCAGCCCGACGCGCGGTTGGACCTGCCTCGCATTCTTCTCGCACAAGCTCCTCCGCTGGGTGACTCCCCACTTGATGATCCTGGCGTTCGTGAGCAACCTCTGGCTGGCTTCACGACCTTTCTATGCAGTTCTTTTAATCGTGCAGGTGCTGTTCTATGCGGCGGCGATTGTCGGACCGAGATTCGCCTCACTCGGCAAGTCGTGGGCGGTAATCCGATTGGCCGAAATGTTCGTCGCGATGAATATTGCTCTGCTTGTCGGCTTCTTACGCTGGCTGCGAGGAGACTTGAGTGGAACTTGGCGGCGCACAGCACGACGCGAAGCCACGTCTTCAATCGCACTTGGCGCCACCAATGCGGATGGATAG
- a CDS encoding serine O-acetyltransferase: MNPSPPDKGAPIVWIAEDIRAKAEWLYGSSTFRNTVKATLTDGSLAMILYRCMQQATRWRLSPVAMVIGKLNNLLGGCVIGRRADFGRRFVLIHSNGVVINSSVRGGSGVHIEHQVTIGAERQESPIVGSGVFIGAGAKVVGPVRLGDGVKVGANAVVVRDAPAGATVVGVPARPLERSVAESNHD; encoded by the coding sequence ATGAACCCATCCCCTCCCGATAAAGGCGCGCCGATCGTATGGATTGCTGAAGACATCCGCGCAAAGGCGGAATGGCTGTACGGATCAAGCACGTTCCGAAACACGGTCAAGGCGACTCTCACCGACGGCAGCCTCGCCATGATCCTCTATCGCTGTATGCAGCAAGCGACCCGCTGGAGGCTATCGCCGGTTGCGATGGTAATCGGGAAGCTTAATAACCTACTGGGCGGGTGTGTCATTGGCAGGCGGGCTGACTTCGGACGACGGTTTGTTTTGATCCATTCTAACGGCGTCGTTATCAACAGCAGTGTTCGTGGCGGAAGTGGCGTTCACATTGAGCACCAGGTAACGATCGGCGCCGAACGCCAGGAGTCACCGATCGTGGGGAGCGGCGTTTTCATCGGCGCTGGGGCCAAGGTGGTCGGCCCCGTGCGTCTCGGCGACGGCGTCAAGGTTGGCGCCAACGCCGTTGTCGTGCGTGACGCGCCCGCAGGTGCAACGGTCGTCGGGGTGCCTGCGCGGCCGTTAGAGCGTTCGGTTGCGGAGTCGAACCATGATTGA
- a CDS encoding glycosyltransferase codes for MRLAAERHRVLWVNSIGYRAPKVNARDMRRVAQKLRAVARERLKRVEDNIWTLSPLVLPAYGSSALGSISRYALARQVRGAMRQLGFVEPINWVFNPTASTVAGRLGESLLVYYCVDDYLHIEGVDHEAVGQLEDQLLTRADVVVASTAALCETKTRGERRPILIPHGVQYDHFRTTLEENLTVASEVADLPGPVFGYFGLMSHDWFDCSLIEAIADKWPQGSVVLIGKSTMDLGRVSRRSNVHVLGQKPFAELPRYCKGFDAALLPFPLTELTRAANPLKVREYLAAGLPVVSTGIPEVESIGSCFIGDGPEGFVQAARAALEDSTTPGERSRRMSAQSWRARYEQVEALLSSHLRASSGK; via the coding sequence ATGCGTCTTGCTGCCGAACGGCACCGTGTGCTGTGGGTCAATTCGATCGGATACCGTGCCCCGAAGGTCAACGCACGCGATATGCGTCGCGTGGCGCAGAAACTTCGCGCCGTAGCGCGAGAGCGGCTCAAACGTGTTGAAGACAACATCTGGACACTAAGTCCGCTCGTGTTGCCTGCATATGGTTCTTCTGCCTTAGGATCGATCAGCCGATACGCTCTCGCTCGTCAGGTCCGCGGAGCGATGCGTCAGCTTGGGTTTGTGGAACCGATCAACTGGGTGTTCAATCCCACTGCTTCGACGGTGGCGGGGCGGCTAGGGGAGAGCCTGCTAGTCTACTATTGCGTCGACGATTACCTCCATATCGAAGGGGTCGATCACGAAGCGGTTGGTCAGTTGGAAGATCAATTATTGACGAGGGCGGATGTGGTCGTTGCTTCCACCGCTGCTCTATGCGAGACGAAGACGAGGGGGGAAAGACGACCTATCCTGATCCCACATGGCGTGCAGTACGATCACTTCCGCACGACGCTCGAGGAAAACCTCACCGTCGCGTCGGAAGTCGCTGACTTACCCGGGCCGGTCTTTGGTTACTTCGGCTTAATGAGTCATGACTGGTTCGATTGCTCGTTGATCGAAGCTATCGCAGACAAGTGGCCGCAAGGATCGGTTGTACTGATCGGCAAATCTACGATGGACCTCGGACGCGTCTCCCGACGTTCCAACGTCCACGTGTTAGGTCAGAAACCCTTCGCCGAGCTTCCGCGCTACTGCAAAGGTTTCGACGCAGCTCTGTTGCCATTCCCACTGACGGAGTTGACACGGGCGGCCAATCCGTTGAAGGTTCGCGAGTACCTCGCAGCAGGATTACCGGTTGTTTCGACTGGCATCCCAGAGGTGGAATCTATTGGCAGCTGCTTTATCGGGGATGGTCCCGAGGGATTCGTCCAAGCGGCGCGGGCGGCGCTGGAGGACTCGACAACGCCTGGAGAGCGGAGCCGCCGCATGTCTGCCCAAAGTTGGAGGGCTCGTTACGAGCAGGTCGAAGCCCTGCTGTCGTCTCATCTGAGGGCGTCTTCCGGAAAGTGA
- a CDS encoding glycosyltransferase family 4 protein, which produces MSRTLFVIDDLATAELHAPDVWEGKVGMSCSRSSFLLVLKALSELDEFVAVTILRGDRLTGSPVLVVNSLDEALEWVGAGRVVYCSWGNSDGLKQLVGRGVTPYVWLHTYLDRHHLVALDAGDLEAVIVPSDTARVHALRRRCVRRVARMYNPIHPIFIEIPRRSDASYASKRVVFAGAVNEHKGAHRVLQLWPRVRDSAPGSQLVVAGSPRLYDSNAGLGAFGVALPEFEARYVQPLVDRYGSLDEAGVEFAGLLTPLELRELYSHSALGLCNLNWSTDAETFGCAVVEMVAAGLPVVGVARGALPETAGQTGAATLLNSPDEATIAHAVTELLNDTQALRALGMRGREQALRLYGGDTIASDWRKLLNSPPEKVGIVAGSWRNKNRRRAAVESVAGYFGLGKLLDRIEDMRNGI; this is translated from the coding sequence ATGTCAAGAACTCTCTTTGTCATTGATGATCTAGCGACAGCGGAATTGCATGCCCCGGATGTATGGGAGGGTAAGGTAGGGATGAGCTGCTCTCGAAGCTCTTTCCTTCTGGTTCTGAAAGCATTGTCCGAGTTAGATGAGTTCGTCGCTGTAACGATCTTGCGGGGCGACCGATTAACGGGGTCCCCTGTCCTTGTTGTCAATTCACTTGATGAGGCGCTCGAGTGGGTTGGAGCTGGGAGAGTGGTGTACTGCAGTTGGGGCAACAGTGATGGTTTGAAGCAGCTGGTTGGGCGAGGTGTTACGCCCTATGTATGGTTGCACACGTATCTTGATCGTCACCATCTGGTGGCGCTCGACGCCGGCGACTTGGAAGCAGTTATTGTGCCCTCCGACACTGCGCGGGTTCATGCTCTTCGTCGCCGTTGTGTGCGCCGCGTAGCACGTATGTACAATCCTATACACCCGATATTTATTGAGATCCCTCGGAGAAGCGATGCGTCGTATGCTTCTAAGCGAGTGGTGTTTGCAGGCGCTGTCAACGAGCACAAGGGAGCCCACCGTGTATTGCAGCTTTGGCCGCGCGTGCGTGATTCTGCACCAGGGTCGCAACTCGTTGTCGCTGGTTCTCCCCGTCTCTACGACTCTAACGCTGGGCTTGGGGCGTTTGGCGTCGCCCTTCCGGAATTCGAGGCAAGGTATGTTCAACCCCTCGTTGATCGATACGGCTCACTCGATGAGGCGGGCGTCGAATTTGCCGGTCTGCTGACGCCGTTAGAACTCCGCGAGCTATACTCACATTCGGCATTAGGGCTATGTAACCTGAATTGGTCGACTGACGCAGAGACTTTCGGTTGTGCCGTTGTCGAGATGGTGGCCGCTGGATTGCCGGTAGTAGGCGTCGCCAGAGGCGCATTGCCGGAGACGGCCGGGCAAACTGGTGCAGCAACACTACTCAATAGCCCGGATGAGGCGACTATCGCTCATGCTGTTACGGAATTGCTGAACGATACTCAAGCACTACGCGCGCTGGGTATGCGTGGGCGCGAACAGGCGTTGCGTCTCTACGGCGGTGACACGATAGCGAGTGATTGGCGTAAGCTACTCAACTCTCCGCCAGAGAAGGTCGGCATAGTCGCGGGAAGTTGGCGTAATAAGAATCGTCGACGTGCTGCGGTCGAATCTGTCGCGGGATACTTCGGGCTGGGCAAACTACTCGATCGTATCGAGGACATGCGCAATGGGATTTGA
- a CDS encoding glycosyltransferase: MRVLFISNLYPHPYQWRRAPWNRQQIAALSEQCPVRVIAPLSWIDEWRWAREQGELFTQGRRRSEGCLTIDHPTYWYPPRFLRSSYGECFRRSISCAFRAAVKEFQPEIVLAAWAYPDGWAAEKLCHETDLPCVIKVHGSDVLQMNAFSGRAGKTAAGLRAADGVVAVSDHLRREVVKLGVDEAKVNVVYDGVDTSIFSPGSKQEARESLGIPPEQAAILFVGNLVPVKGIDRLLSAAADLVQSTERLHVHLVGAGPEKARLQELAIDLGVSEKVTFHGPREHAELPNWFRAANVVCLPSHSEGVPNVLLESAACGAPFVAFDVGGIREIAHLGPSTLAPADKPEALAGALRPYLEENRVVGEQTPFRSFRDSASDLAKVLEGVLHARAGGCRA, translated from the coding sequence ATGCGAGTCTTATTTATCAGCAACCTCTATCCCCATCCCTATCAGTGGCGTCGAGCGCCATGGAATCGGCAGCAGATTGCTGCGCTTTCAGAGCAGTGCCCTGTCCGTGTCATCGCCCCCTTAAGTTGGATCGATGAGTGGCGATGGGCCCGTGAGCAAGGGGAGCTATTTACGCAGGGAAGACGTCGGAGCGAGGGCTGCCTCACAATCGATCACCCGACGTACTGGTATCCGCCACGATTCCTTCGAAGTTCGTACGGCGAATGCTTCCGTCGGTCAATTTCTTGCGCCTTTCGAGCAGCGGTCAAAGAGTTTCAGCCAGAGATTGTGCTAGCGGCGTGGGCCTATCCAGATGGTTGGGCTGCGGAAAAGCTCTGCCACGAGACTGATTTGCCGTGCGTTATTAAAGTCCATGGTTCAGATGTGTTACAAATGAACGCTTTCTCGGGACGCGCCGGCAAGACGGCGGCGGGTCTCCGGGCGGCCGATGGCGTCGTGGCAGTGAGCGACCACCTCCGTCGTGAAGTCGTGAAGCTTGGTGTTGACGAAGCGAAGGTTAACGTTGTGTATGACGGAGTGGATACTAGCATCTTTTCCCCCGGATCGAAGCAAGAGGCTCGGGAATCGCTCGGCATTCCGCCAGAACAGGCGGCGATTCTGTTTGTCGGCAATCTCGTTCCGGTGAAGGGTATCGACCGTCTTCTCTCGGCAGCCGCTGATCTCGTACAATCGACTGAGCGACTTCATGTCCATCTGGTGGGCGCCGGACCCGAAAAAGCGAGACTGCAAGAGTTAGCGATAGACTTAGGGGTAAGCGAGAAAGTTACTTTTCATGGGCCAAGGGAACATGCAGAGCTGCCGAATTGGTTCAGGGCGGCCAACGTTGTATGTCTGCCTAGCCATTCCGAAGGAGTGCCCAACGTCTTGTTGGAATCCGCTGCGTGCGGCGCTCCCTTTGTCGCCTTTGACGTCGGGGGAATTCGGGAAATTGCCCATCTTGGACCCTCCACGCTGGCGCCGGCCGACAAGCCGGAAGCCCTAGCAGGCGCACTGCGACCCTATCTAGAAGAGAATCGAGTCGTTGGCGAGCAGACGCCGTTCCGCAGCTTCCGGGACTCGGCATCCGACCTCGCCAAAGTGCTAGAAGGCGTCCTCCATGCCCGGGCTGGGGGTTGCCGTGCTTGA
- a CDS encoding glycosyltransferase — MNTQAMPMPLDKVETTSRSDLLPVLHLVLSLDCGGLEHLVVELSRLAVVSGRRVGVACLERPGVLADLAKAAGAEVVTFGKQPGIDWGLRRRLADFYAEWKPGVVHTHQVGALFYGGPPARRLSVPVVHTEHGKHYDRSWRLRILARYSFAYANRYVGVASDVTEHAVARYVVCKRKTATIVNGVDIAKFTAYRSGDAVRKALSIPDTAPVVGTVGRLEPVKNQALLLRAFANVAEQLSDARLLIVGDGTQLETLGSLAGELGLGDRVHFTGYQADAAAYLGAMDVFCLTSDSEGLPLSLLEAMAVGVPVVASAVGGVPGVVRDDESGRLFPRGDIAAAAGAIKQMLVDRNLAHRFSREASKVVNQQFSLDTTAMAYDKLYEAVAAGK; from the coding sequence ATGAATACACAGGCAATGCCAATGCCGCTCGATAAAGTAGAGACCACATCGAGAAGCGACCTTCTTCCGGTCCTTCATCTCGTTCTGTCGCTTGATTGCGGTGGGCTTGAACATTTAGTGGTTGAATTATCTCGATTGGCTGTTGTATCGGGCCGACGAGTTGGTGTCGCGTGTCTAGAACGTCCCGGTGTACTGGCCGATCTCGCCAAGGCCGCTGGCGCAGAAGTAGTCACTTTCGGTAAGCAGCCAGGCATTGACTGGGGTCTACGACGGCGTCTCGCCGATTTCTACGCAGAATGGAAGCCGGGTGTGGTGCACACCCACCAAGTTGGCGCACTCTTCTACGGGGGGCCGCCGGCACGCCGCTTGAGCGTCCCCGTGGTGCACACCGAGCACGGTAAGCACTACGACAGAAGTTGGAGACTCCGCATTCTAGCGAGGTATTCGTTTGCCTACGCCAATCGTTATGTGGGCGTAGCCTCCGACGTCACGGAGCATGCAGTAGCCAGGTATGTTGTTTGCAAACGTAAAACGGCAACGATTGTAAACGGCGTCGATATCGCAAAGTTTACAGCGTATCGCAGTGGCGACGCAGTTCGTAAGGCTCTATCAATACCCGACACCGCGCCAGTTGTCGGAACGGTTGGTCGTCTTGAACCCGTTAAGAACCAAGCCCTTTTGCTCCGCGCCTTCGCCAACGTAGCTGAGCAGCTTAGTGACGCCAGGCTGTTAATCGTCGGGGACGGAACGCAGCTAGAGACGCTGGGCAGCCTCGCGGGGGAGCTAGGGTTGGGCGACCGCGTGCATTTCACGGGCTACCAAGCTGACGCTGCGGCGTACTTGGGCGCGATGGACGTCTTCTGTCTTACTAGCGATTCTGAAGGTTTACCCCTATCGCTACTTGAAGCAATGGCTGTTGGGGTGCCTGTGGTTGCTAGCGCGGTTGGCGGCGTTCCCGGCGTTGTGCGGGATGATGAGAGCGGCCGGCTCTTTCCTCGCGGCGACATTGCTGCCGCAGCAGGCGCCATCAAGCAGATGCTTGTAGACCGCAATTTGGCGCACCGCTTCAGCAGGGAGGCTTCCAAGGTGGTCAATCAGCAATTCTCGCTGGACACCACAGCAATGGCGTACGACAAACTCTATGAGGCCGTTGCAGCAGGCAAGTGA
- a CDS encoding endonuclease/exonuclease/phosphatase family protein has product MWGYTVALAVIVGSLWIGTDRWWWATILAFAPRWPWLVPAPLVLLFAVFARWGVGACALIITLGAVLMGVRVNLPLPREHTGAEFRLVTMNVAGGKVNPNHFTAIWPERIDLVVLQEGGREFIEQVVPSDWFVENPDSGGIFIASPHPIGGVDSLPRPYMPSWGQSAVRCVVETPQGPVRVVIVHLRTPRDGFERILSNRLSGIAHLKTAIEERLQESRVLREWISQWEDADRAPLVVAGDFNSPVESLVYQRYWSDLYNAFGIAGLGIGGTKNTGWHSIRIDHVLCDAETKVVSCEVTPNLGGDHRGLIVSLAMKRATGAQYEYTGNANAAR; this is encoded by the coding sequence GTGTGGGGTTACACCGTTGCGCTGGCGGTGATTGTCGGTTCTCTATGGATTGGGACCGACCGTTGGTGGTGGGCGACGATCCTTGCCTTCGCCCCGCGCTGGCCGTGGCTGGTCCCCGCACCTTTGGTGCTATTGTTTGCGGTCTTCGCCCGTTGGGGAGTCGGCGCTTGCGCGCTGATTATCACATTGGGCGCTGTCCTGATGGGCGTGCGTGTGAATTTGCCTCTTCCGCGGGAGCACACAGGAGCCGAATTCCGACTCGTTACGATGAATGTCGCCGGTGGGAAGGTGAACCCCAATCACTTTACAGCCATCTGGCCTGAAAGGATCGATCTTGTGGTCCTGCAAGAGGGTGGGCGGGAATTCATAGAGCAAGTCGTGCCCTCAGACTGGTTTGTCGAGAACCCCGACAGCGGTGGTATATTCATCGCAAGCCCGCATCCCATAGGGGGTGTCGATTCGCTTCCGCGACCCTACATGCCGAGTTGGGGGCAGTCTGCCGTGAGGTGTGTGGTAGAAACCCCGCAGGGGCCGGTGCGAGTCGTCATTGTTCATCTACGAACTCCCCGTGACGGATTTGAACGGATTTTGTCGAACCGGCTCTCAGGCATTGCCCATTTGAAGACCGCGATCGAGGAGCGGCTTCAAGAATCTCGAGTCCTAAGAGAATGGATATCCCAATGGGAAGACGCAGATAGAGCTCCTTTGGTAGTGGCGGGCGACTTTAATTCGCCAGTTGAAAGCCTTGTCTACCAACGCTATTGGTCTGATCTATACAATGCGTTTGGAATCGCCGGTCTCGGTATAGGTGGAACTAAGAATACCGGATGGCATTCTATACGGATTGACCATGTCCTCTGTGACGCAGAGACCAAGGTGGTTTCGTGCGAAGTGACGCCGAATCTAGGCGGAGATCACCGTGGTCTGATCGTGTCCTTAGCGATGAAGCGAGCGACGGGGGCGCAATATGAATACACAGGCAATGCCAATGCCGCTCGATAA